In Papaver somniferum cultivar HN1 unplaced genomic scaffold, ASM357369v1 unplaced-scaffold_114, whole genome shotgun sequence, a genomic segment contains:
- the LOC113328775 gene encoding major latex protein 146-like gives MAEIRKLEVECKAKCSAGKFYAMMTRDALKLPKYTPQTVHKVQVFPGDGEVRVGSVYVWDYLLDDKPSAVMTKVKVTAVDHKNMSITFTVTEGLLKDDYTSFANTLTTTPAHSDGNYNCLVKWSAQYQKANEDVPDPTYFMKMLEDFTKELDTNLLKE, from the exons ATGGCTGAAATTCGTAAACTTGAGGTTGAATGTAAAGCTAAGTGCTCTGCAGGGAAGTTTTACGCCATGATGACTCGTGATGCACTCAAGCTCCCAAAATATACTCCTCAAACTGTCCACAAAGTCCAAGTTTTCCCCGGAGACGGTGAAGTTCGCGTGGGAAGTGTTTATGTTTGGGACTATCTACTGG ATGATAAACCTTCTGCCGTCATGACTAAAGTGAAGGTAACTGCGGTGGACCATAAAAACATGTCAATAACTTTTACAGTTACTGAAGGACTTCTCAAGGATGATTACACAAGTTTTGCTAATACACTTACTACCACTCCAGCACACAGTGATGGAAACTATAATTGCCTTGTGAAGTGGTCTGCACAATATCAGAAAGCAAATGAAGATGTCCCTGATCCGACATACTTTATGAAAATGCTGGAAGATTTTACCAAGGAATTGGATACCAATTTGCTCAAGGAATAG